The following coding sequences lie in one Alloacidobacterium dinghuense genomic window:
- a CDS encoding DUF4231 domain-containing protein, translating into MPDDSDLPDGPTFKRLKEQIDYYSTKSRSSQRAFKRIKVAEIVAAAFIPFLGSLSFAWLTPHRLVLVTGALGVLITILEGILHLNNYHENWTNYRATSEALKHEKYLYLGHAGPYAGAPAADSLLAERVESLVSQESAQWTARQQQSGKTQAATH; encoded by the coding sequence ATGCCTGACGATTCCGATCTGCCCGATGGCCCAACGTTTAAGCGCCTGAAGGAGCAGATTGACTACTACAGTACGAAGAGCCGCAGTTCGCAGCGAGCTTTCAAGCGAATTAAGGTCGCGGAGATTGTCGCCGCAGCATTCATCCCCTTCCTCGGCAGCCTGTCGTTCGCATGGCTGACGCCGCATCGTCTGGTTCTGGTAACCGGAGCACTCGGCGTGCTCATCACCATTCTTGAAGGCATTCTGCACCTGAACAACTATCACGAGAATTGGACGAACTACCGCGCAACATCAGAAGCGCTCAAGCATGAAAAGTACCTGTATTTAGGCCATGCCGGACCATACGCAGGCGCGCCTGCTGCCGATTCCTTGCTGGCCGAGCGCGTCGAGTCCCTCGTGTCACAGGAGAGCGCGCAATGGACTGCACGGCAACAGCAATCCGGCAAAACGCAAGCCGCAACGCACTGA
- the infC gene encoding translation initiation factor IF-3, whose protein sequence is MALPQFWREPIAQLDKRSAKQFIRINERIRAREVRVIDDKGEQLGIMAPFDALKIARERGLDLVEVSPTAVPPVCRIQDYGKFLYEKDKSERAARKKQKVIVVKEVKFSVTVDEHDYQTKKNQAVRFLTEGDKVKASLRFKGRQMAHRELGYAIINRLILDIGEAGTVEFMPRMEGTTLHAILAPGKKEMPRKPAASKPAAPQAQPAQTSAQS, encoded by the coding sequence GTGGCGCTGCCACAATTTTGGAGGGAACCCATCGCACAGTTAGACAAGCGTTCAGCAAAGCAGTTTATCCGCATTAATGAAAGAATCCGCGCGCGTGAAGTGCGCGTGATCGATGACAAAGGCGAGCAGCTCGGCATCATGGCGCCTTTCGACGCACTGAAGATCGCCCGTGAACGCGGCCTCGATCTCGTGGAAGTATCGCCCACTGCGGTTCCTCCGGTTTGCCGCATTCAGGATTACGGCAAGTTCCTCTACGAAAAAGACAAGAGCGAACGCGCTGCCCGCAAGAAGCAGAAGGTCATTGTCGTTAAGGAAGTCAAGTTCTCCGTCACCGTCGACGAGCACGACTACCAGACCAAGAAGAATCAGGCTGTCCGCTTTCTGACTGAAGGTGACAAGGTGAAGGCTTCTCTGCGCTTCAAAGGCCGCCAGATGGCGCACCGCGAGCTCGGCTACGCGATCATCAACCGCCTCATTCTGGACATCGGCGAAGCCGGCACAGTCGAGTTTATGCCGCGCATGGAAGGCACCACGCTGCACGCCATCCTCGCCCCCGGCAAGAAGGAAATGCCCAGGAAGCCCGCTGCCAGCAAACCGGCAGCACCACAGGCGCAGCCGGCCCAGACCTCAGCACAATCTTAA
- a CDS encoding lysozyme: MGVNSFTYSNDGLALTKQFEGCELTAYQDQVGVWTIGYGHTGAGVASGLTITQDQADALLLSDIAAAVTFVNQVVSVPLQQNHFDALVDFAFNLGRASLSGSTLLRLLNAGNFDGAAGQFPLWDHAGGKVVAGLLRRRQAEQTMFQGQPAQGNSSNA; this comes from the coding sequence ATGGGAGTCAACAGCTTTACCTACAGCAATGACGGCCTTGCGCTCACCAAGCAATTCGAAGGATGCGAACTCACTGCCTATCAGGACCAGGTCGGCGTCTGGACCATCGGATATGGGCACACAGGCGCTGGCGTTGCCTCCGGTCTCACCATCACCCAGGATCAGGCCGACGCGCTGCTCCTGAGCGATATCGCTGCGGCTGTAACGTTTGTCAATCAGGTGGTCAGCGTTCCATTGCAGCAGAACCATTTCGACGCTCTCGTGGATTTTGCTTTCAATCTGGGCCGCGCCTCCCTGAGCGGCTCAACTCTGCTTAGGCTTCTGAATGCTGGAAATTTTGACGGAGCGGCGGGACAATTCCCCCTTTGGGATCACGCTGGAGGCAAAGTCGTAGCCGGGCTGCTGCGCCGCCGCCAGGCCGAGCAGACCATGTTCCAGGGGCAGCCAGCTCAAGGAAACAGCTCCAATGCCTGA
- the mtaB gene encoding tRNA (N(6)-L-threonylcarbamoyladenosine(37)-C(2))-methylthiotransferase MtaB: MAEYHVENFGCRSSRSDGEAIAAELRHRGLKPATDFAGASVVVVNTCSVTADADSGARAFIRRVHRKNPDAKIVVTGCYAQRAPEELATLSGVTSVIGNSHKSLVASIIVEPTAFVPLATVVNRVPVFVDESFAHTDLATLPFADDADQTRPNLKVQDGCANCCSFCIIPETRGPSRSITLEKALESVERFVQNGGQELVLSGINLGRWGRDLKPAKRFADLVSAILERTVLPRLRLSSIEPMDWTEDLLALFATHTSRLARHAHLPLQSGSDTILRRMYRRYRPWHYAEKLSQIRSLMPDAAIGADVMVGFPGETDALFQESYDFIAAQPLTYLHLFPFSPRLGTPAAELQRYQPVHKEVMNQRMDALRALAEGKNTAFRKSFLGRELSVVTLRGNRSATTPALSDNFIKVEVAMTYPPNRSIQVRATRLTESGLHAVPLAE, from the coding sequence GTGGCAGAATACCATGTCGAGAACTTTGGATGCCGTTCCAGCCGCTCGGATGGCGAAGCGATAGCGGCAGAATTGCGCCACCGTGGTCTCAAGCCTGCGACGGATTTTGCCGGTGCAAGCGTCGTTGTCGTGAATACCTGCAGTGTCACCGCCGACGCCGACAGCGGCGCCCGCGCCTTCATTCGCCGCGTCCATCGCAAGAATCCGGATGCAAAGATTGTCGTCACTGGATGCTACGCTCAGCGCGCCCCTGAAGAACTTGCGACGTTAAGTGGCGTAACCTCTGTCATTGGCAATAGTCACAAGTCGCTGGTCGCGTCCATCATTGTCGAGCCGACAGCCTTCGTTCCTTTGGCAACTGTTGTCAATCGCGTCCCGGTTTTTGTGGACGAAAGTTTCGCGCACACCGATCTTGCAACCTTGCCCTTCGCCGACGACGCAGACCAGACACGCCCAAATCTCAAAGTACAGGATGGCTGCGCCAATTGCTGCTCCTTCTGCATCATTCCGGAAACGCGCGGCCCCAGCCGGTCTATCACGCTCGAAAAAGCGCTCGAATCCGTCGAGCGCTTCGTTCAGAATGGCGGGCAGGAGCTGGTTCTCTCCGGCATCAACCTCGGCCGTTGGGGACGCGACCTGAAACCGGCAAAACGATTTGCCGACCTGGTCAGCGCAATTCTCGAAAGGACTGTCCTTCCACGCCTCCGCCTCAGCTCCATTGAGCCAATGGACTGGACGGAAGATCTGCTAGCGCTCTTTGCAACTCACACGTCAAGACTCGCCCGCCACGCGCATCTCCCGCTGCAATCGGGATCGGATACCATCCTTCGCCGCATGTACCGCCGCTACCGCCCCTGGCACTACGCGGAAAAGCTCAGCCAGATCCGCAGTCTCATGCCGGATGCCGCCATCGGCGCAGACGTAATGGTCGGTTTCCCCGGTGAAACCGACGCGCTCTTTCAGGAGAGCTACGACTTCATCGCCGCGCAACCTCTCACGTATCTGCACCTTTTCCCCTTTTCACCGCGCCTCGGAACGCCGGCTGCCGAGCTGCAGCGATACCAGCCCGTCCACAAAGAAGTAATGAACCAGCGCATGGATGCTTTGCGCGCTTTGGCAGAGGGGAAAAACACAGCCTTCCGAAAGAGCTTCCTTGGCCGCGAACTAAGCGTTGTTACCCTCAGGGGAAATCGCTCGGCAACCACCCCCGCGCTCTCCGACAACTTCATCAAGGTAGAAGTTGCAATGACTTACCCACCGAACCGGTCGATACAAGTACGAGCCACGCGCCTGACGGAGTCCGGTCTCCACGCGGTGCCATTAGCCGAATAA